From bacterium:
CGCCGCGTACGCCTTCGCGCGGCTCGAGTTTCCGGCGAAGCGGGTGCTGCTCCTCTCGTTCCTGACCGCGAACGCCTTTCCGAAGATCGGCCTCTACGTGAGCATCGCGACGCTGCTCTACCGGCTCGACCTGATGGACACGCTCACCGGCGTCATCCTGATCCAGCTCGTCAACACGCTGCTGTTCATGATCTGGATTCCGACCGGCACCTTCCGCGGCATCAACCGGAACCTCGAGGAAGCCGCGCGCGACGCGGGCGCGGGACCGCTGCGGACCTTCTTCCAGATCACGCTGCCGATCGCGCTGCCGGGGATCATCGTCGCGGGGTTGTTCGCCTTCATCGCCGCGTTCGACGAGGCGCAGGGGACGCTGATCGTCGGCACGCCGAATCACATGACGATGCCGGTGCTGATGTACAACCTCGTGCTGAGCTACCCGCAGCCGGTGGGCGCGGTGTTCTCGATCCTGCTGTCGCTGCCGTCGCTCGTGCTGCTGCTGTTCGCGCAGCGCTACCTCCGCGCCGGGTACCTCGCCGCGGGGTACAGCCTGTGAGCGGCGTGCGCGCGTCCGGTCCGGAGGCCGTCTGATGGCGAAGCTCGATCTGATCGGCATCGGCAAGCACTTCGGCGCCCACGCCGCCGTCCGCGACCTCACGCTCGAGGTCCGCGACGGCGAGCTGATGTGCCTGCTCGGGCCGTCGGGATGCGGCAAGACGACCACGCTGCGGATGATCGGCGGCTTCGAGGTTCCGGACGCCGGCGACATCCGCATCGACGGCCGCAGCGTCACGGCGCTGCCGCCCGAGCGCCGGCCCACGGCGATGGTCTTCCAACGCTACAACCTGTGGCCGCACATGACGGTGGAAGGCAACGTCGCCTTCGGGCTGCGTCTGCGGCGTCTGCCCAGGGCGCAGGTGGACGCCAAGGTGCGCGACGTGCTGACGCTCGTCGGGCTGCCCGACGTCGGCCGGAAATACCCGCACCAGCTGTCGGGCGGCCAGCAGCAGCGCGTCGCCGTGGCCCGTGCGCTCGTGCTCGAGCCCAAGTTGCTGCTGCTGGACGAGCCGTTCAGCAACCTCGACGCCCGGCTGCGGGTTCACATGCGCGAAGAGGTCAAGCAGCTCCAGCGTGAGGTCGGCATCACGACCGTGTTCGTGACGCACGACCAGGAAGAGGCGCTGACCATCGCGGACCGCATCACCGTGATGCGCGACGGGGTGGCGGAGCAGGTCGACACGCCGTCCAGCCTGTACGCCCGCCCGCGCACGCTCTTCGTCGCCGACTTCATCGGCACGATGAACGTGATCCCGGCGCGGGTGCACCGGGGGGAGGGCGTGCTGGCCGCGGGGCCCTGGCGCCTGCCGCTTCCCGGCGCGTCCTGGCCGGACGGCGCGGAGGTGCGCCTTGCCGTGCGGCCGGAGGATCTCGTCATCGACGCCGGAGGGGCGTCGGCGCGGGTGCGGCGGGTGATGAACCTCGGGCACTACCTGCAGGTGGTCGCCGACGTGCCCGGCATCGGCGCCGGGCCGGTGCGGCTGTTTACCGACAAGGAGACCGCCCCCGCGGAGGGCGGCGAGATCGGGCTGCGCATCACGCGCGCCCTCGTGTTCGGCGAGGGTGAGCCGGTGGAGGTGGGCGACGCGGTCCGTCAGCCGGCAGACTCGCGGCGGTGACGGCGCGCCCGGGCGGTCTACCGCGCGGCGCGCAGCCGCGCGACCGACTCGCGCAGGTAGCCGTCGACGATGCCGGCGGACCGCCCGTCCTTGATCGGCGTGAACGGGTCGGGACCGGGCGCCGTCATCTCGAGGACCAACGCCCCCGCATAGCCCGCGTCGCGCAGGGCCGCGAGGCAGCCGTCGAGATCGAGGTGCCCGCGCCCCAATCCTTCCCGGTTGGTGTCGGCGAGATGGACGTGCCAGAGCCGCGGCCCGGCCGCGCGGATCGCGCCGGCGATCGTGCGCTCTTCGATGTTCGCGTGGTACAGGTCGATCGTGAGCCCGATCCACGGTGAGCCGACCGCGTCGAGATAGGCCAGGGCCGTCGCGACCGACGTGACGAGATAGGTTTCGTACCGGTTGATCGGCTCGACGGCGAGCCGCACGCCCACCCGTTCCGCCTCGGCCGCGGCGGTCCGCATCG
This genomic window contains:
- a CDS encoding ABC transporter permease subunit, encoding MPWPWAAGVLRRAVGTAALLALASFILGPLLTLLVWAFAGTWLFPNLLPEFSLRWWAFVLGNADVGKAIRMSLMSAPLATVISAVICIPAAYAFARLEFPAKRVLLLSFLTANAFPKIGLYVSIATLLYRLDLMDTLTGVILIQLVNTLLFMIWIPTGTFRGINRNLEEAARDAGAGPLRTFFQITLPIALPGIIVAGLFAFIAAFDEAQGTLIVGTPNHMTMPVLMYNLVLSYPQPVGAVFSILLSLPSLVLLLFAQRYLRAGYLAAGYSL
- a CDS encoding ABC transporter ATP-binding protein — its product is MAKLDLIGIGKHFGAHAAVRDLTLEVRDGELMCLLGPSGCGKTTTLRMIGGFEVPDAGDIRIDGRSVTALPPERRPTAMVFQRYNLWPHMTVEGNVAFGLRLRRLPRAQVDAKVRDVLTLVGLPDVGRKYPHQLSGGQQQRVAVARALVLEPKLLLLDEPFSNLDARLRVHMREEVKQLQREVGITTVFVTHDQEEALTIADRITVMRDGVAEQVDTPSSLYARPRTLFVADFIGTMNVIPARVHRGEGVLAAGPWRLPLPGASWPDGAEVRLAVRPEDLVIDAGGASARVRRVMNLGHYLQVVADVPGIGAGPVRLFTDKETAPAEGGEIGLRITRALVFGEGEPVEVGDAVRQPADSRR
- a CDS encoding sugar phosphate isomerase/epimerase family protein encodes the protein MTPLPRTSWGAYRTSGAPPVGACTWIYGDAPLEETLARIAAAGCDAVELPGEPDRFDPAALRTRLARHRLAPVALTASCKSPETRRDLAHPDPTVRRDAVAHVSRCLAFAAEVGVPIVQMLPSGETRLAPFGERDEEWRWSVEAMRTAAAEAERVGVRLAVEPINRYETYLVTSVATALAYLDAVGSPWIGLTIDLYHANIEERTIAGAIRAAGPRLWHVHLADTNREGLGRGHLDLDGCLAALRDAGYAGALVLEMTAPGPDPFTPIKDGRSAGIVDGYLRESVARLRAAR